In Streptomyces rapamycinicus NRRL 5491, the genomic stretch GCCGGGCCGCCGCGCAGAACGCGACCGAGGGCGGCGAACCGTCCACGGGCCGCCCCGCCGAACCCGCCCCCCTGCCCTCGGTGCCCGCCGCCCGCACGGTCCCCCCGCAGTCGACCCCGTCCCTCCGCGAGGACCCCCGCCCGAGCGCGTTCCCGAGCCCCCGGCCGTCCCTCTGAAAGCTCGGTTCTCCCCCGGCCACCGCCGGGAGGTGCCCCCGCCGGGCTCACCCGATGTCCAGGGGATCCACCCGCACCGCGGGGTCCCTGTCCCCCCGGGCCAGGCGGCGGGCCTTCGCCTCCTTGAGGGCCGCCGCGAGGGCGCTGCCCTGGCCGGGGCGGACCCGTAGCAGGGCGCGCTCCCAGACCTCGCCCGCGGGCGGGTCCCCGGGGCGGCGCGGGCGGCCGGGAGGCGGTGGGGGCAGCGGGACCGGACCCAGGGTCTCGGCCCCCTCGGGGAGCCGGGTCGAGGCGATCAGCTCGGCCACCGCCTCCGCGGGGCCGGTCACGGCCGCCATCCGGGAGATCGGCGGGAAGCCCAGATCGGACCGCTCGGCCAGCTCGCGCGCCGCGTAACCGGCCGGGTCCCAGCGCACCAGCGCCTGGACGGGCCGCAGCGTCGGCTCGGCCATGATCACCACCGTGCCGCCCCGGCCGTCGTCGTCCTCCTCCCCATGGCCGCGGACCAGCGACGCCGCCTCCAGCCAGTGGCGCAGCGCGTCCTCGCCCGCGCGCAGATCGGGGCGGCCGAGCAGGGCCCAGCCGTCGAGCAGCAGCGCCGCGGCGTAGCCGCCCTCCGCGACCGGTTCGGCGCCCGGTGTGCTCACGACGAGCGCCGGACGGTCGGGGACGGACGTCAGCACATGGTCACGGCCCGAGGTGCGGACGGGCACGGACGGAAAGGCGCGGCCCAGCTCCTCGGCGGTGCGCCGGGCGCCGACGACGGACGCCCGCAGCCGGACGCCCCCGCATTCGCGGCAGTGCCAGGCGGGCTCGTCCCGCCCGCACCAGCCACACACCAGATGGTCCGCGTCCCGCGCCTCCAGGGGGCCCGAGCAGTGCGCACAGCGCGCGGGCTCCCGGCAGCGCTCACAGGCCAGCTTCGGCACATAGCCCCGGCGCGGCACCTGCACCAGCACCGGGCCCCGGGTCAGCGCCTCCCGTACGGTCTGCCAGGCGATCGTGGGCAGCCGGGCGGCGCGGGCCTCGGCGTCCCGGGCCACCTCGCCCTCGTCGACCGTACGGATCAGCGGGGCGGCCGCCCGGACCCGCTCGCGGTCGGCTTCGAGCGGCCGGGCCCAGCCGTTCTCCACCAGCTGGGCGGCCTCGACGGTGCGGCCGAGGTCGCCCAGCAGAAAGCCGGTCTTCTCATGGACGGCGCGCAGCAGCAGCACGTCGCGGGCATGCGGCTGCGGCAGCCGGTCGTCGCTGTGGCTGCGGTCCCCGTCGTCCCAGATCCCCACCAGCCCGAGGTCCCGGACCGGTGCGAACATCGCGGCCCGGGTGCCCACCACCGCCCGCACCGAGCCCCGGCTGACCGCCAGCCAGCGGCGGTAGCGCTCCTCGGGCCCGAGGTCGGCGGTGAGCAGCACATGCCGCCCCGGGCCGCCGAGCACCTCCGTGAGCGCGGCGTCCACCCGCTCGGCGGTCCGCCCGTCGGGCACGACGACGAGCGCCCCGCGCCCGGACGCGAGCGTGGCGGCCACGGCGGTGGCCCACTCCCGGGGCCAGTGCGGCCCGGGCAGCGCGGTCCATACGGCACGCGGCCGGTCCCCGCGCGCCAGCGCCTCCAGGAACCCGGGCCCGGCCGGATAGCGCGCCCAGCTCCCCGGCGCGGGCGGCTCCGGCGGGGGCAGCGGCGGCGGTGACGGCTCACCCTCGGCACGGGCGTTGCGCTTGGGCAGGGCCAGCTGGAGCACATCGGCGAGCGACCCGGCATACCGGTCGGCGACCGCCCGGCACAGCGCCAGCAGCCCGGGCCCCAGCACCTGCTCCGTGGAGACCACCTGCGCGAGGGCGGCCAGCGGGCCCCGGTAGTCGGACTCGGCGACGCGCTCGATGATGTACCCGTCGAGCAGCCCGCCCCCCTCGCGCCGGCCCTCGCGCACCTTCCCCGCCCCGGCCCCGAACCGCACCCGCACCCGCACCCCGGGCCGGGCCTCGGCGTCCATCTCGGCCGGCACCGCGTAGTCCCACAGCTTGTCGAGGTGGACCGGCCCCTTGTCGACCAGCACCCGCGCCACCGGCCGCTCCGCGGCCAGCGCCGCCCCCCGCCAGGTCCGCGGCTTGGCCTTGGGCACCTTGGCCTTGCGCACCGTCTCCCGAATGAGCGCGAGCTGCTCCCCCTCCGGCACCTCCGCCGAATCCCTCGGCCGCTCGTCGTCCCTGCTCACAGATCAAGTCTTAGCAGACCGCACGGACAGGAAGGCGAGCGAAGGCCCGGACGCCGCAGGGGCGTCCGGGCCTTCGTCGGGGTCCGGGGATCGGGCCGGGGGCTTACAGACCCGCCGCCGCGCGGAGGGCGTCGACGCGGTCGGTGCGCTCCCAGGTGAAGTCGGAGTGCTCACGGCCGAAGTGGCCGTACGCCGCGGTCTGGGCGTAGATCGGGCGGAGCAGGTCGAGGTCGCGGATGATCGCGGCCGGGCGGAGGTCGAAGACCTGGGAGATGGCCTTCTCGATCTTCTCGGCGTCGACCGCCGCCGTGCCGAAGGTCTCGACGAAGAGGCCGACCGGCTCGGCCTTGCCGATGGCGTACGCGACCTGCACCTCGCAGCGCTGGGCGAGGCCGGCGGCCACCACGTTCTTGGCGACCCAGCGCATGGCGTAGGCGGCGGAGCGGTCGACCTTGGAGGGGTCCTTGCCGGAGAAGGCGCCGCCGCCGTGGCGGGACATGCCGCCGTAGGTGTCGATGATGATCTTGCGGCCGGTGAGGCCGGCGTCGCCCATGGGGCCGCCGATCTCGAAGCGGCCGGTGGGGTTGACCAGCAGGCGGTAGCCCTCGGTGTCGAGCTTGATGCCGTCCTCGACCAGCTCGTTCAGCACGTGCTCGACCACGAATTCCCGGATGTCGGGCGCCAGCAGCGAGTCAAGGTCGATGTCGGAGGCGTGCTGCGAGGAGACGACGACGGTGTCCAGGCGGACCGCCTTGTGGCCGTCGTACTCGATGGTGACCTGGGTCTTGCCGTCCGGGCGCAGGTAGGGGATGGTCCCGTTCTTGCGGACGTCGGACAGCCGGCGGGAGAGCCGGTGCGCCAGGTTGATCGGCAGCGGCATCAGCTCGGGTGTCTCGTCGCAGGCGTACCCGAACATCAGGCCCTGGTCGCCCGCGCCCTGCTTGTCCAGCTCGTCCTCGTCGCCCTCGACCCGGAGCTCGTAGGCGGAGTCCACACCCTGGGCGATGTCCGGGGACTGTGAGCCGATCGACACCGAGACGCCGCAGGAGGCGCCGTCGAAGCCCTTCTTCGACGAGTCGTAGCCGATTTCGAGGATCTTGTTCCGCACGAGCGCCGCGATCGGCGCGTACGCCTTGGTCGTCACCTCGCCGGCCACGTGCACCAGGCCGGTGGTGATCAAGGTCTCGACCGCGACCCGGGAGTGCGGGTCCTCCCGCAGAAGGGCGTCGAGAATGGTGTCGCTGATCTGGTCAGCGATCTTGTCGGGGTGACCCTCGGTGACAGATTCCGAGGTGAACAGGCGGCGGGACACATCGCTCCCTGGGGTTGCAGCGGCTGCTGGCTGATCATGGTCGGGACCGCGCGGGGGCTGCGCCCGATGCGGTTCCTGGGCCAGTTTATCCGGCACGTCCACCGGTCAAGCATCCCCGTCCCACAGAACGGGCAGGCCCGTGACCGGGAACATACCTTGCCTCAGGCCGAAATACAGCCCCACCCCGCCGTGGCAGGAATGTGTCATGAGCCCGATCGGCCGTGTCCCGCCCCTGCCGAACCTGTGGAGAAGTCCCGGCAAGCCTCCGTCCCGCGCTCAGCCCAGGCGGCGGGCCACCAGGTCCCAGACGGTGTCGGCGAGCGCGCCCTTGGGGCCGTACGGCACGGGCGTCTCGGTGCCGTCGGCGCCGAGCACCACGGCCTCATTGGTCTCGGCGCCGAAGGTCTTGTGCTCCCCGACCTCGTTCACCACCAGCAGATCGCAGCCCTTGCGGGCCAGCTTCGCGCGCCCGTTCGCGAGCACGTCGTCGGTCTCGGCGGCGAAGCCGACCACGATCTGACCGGGGCGGGCGCGCTCCGCGGAGATCTCGGCGAGGATGTCCGGATTCCGTACCAGGGCGACCGGCTCGGGCTCCTGGCCATCGCGCTTCTTGATCTTCCCCTCGGCGTACCGCGCGGGGCGGAAATCGGCGACGGCGGCGGCCATGACCACGGCGTCGGCGTCCGCGGCGGCCTTGAGGACGGCCTCCCGCAGCTGTGCCGCGGTGCCCGCGCGCACCACGTCGGCGCCGGCCGGGTCGGGCAGCTCGCTGTTGGCCGAGACGAGCGTCACCCGCGCGCCCCGGGCGACGGCGGCGCGGGCCAGGGCGTACCCCTGGCGGCCGGTGGAGCGGTTGCCGAGGAAGCGCACCGGGTCCAGCGGCTCGCGGGTGCCTCCGGCGCTGACCACGACATGGCGTCCGGCCAGATCGGCGGTGAGCGCCTCGCTGCCGCGGGCCAGCACCCGGCGGCAGACCTCGAAGATCTCCCCGGGGTCCGGCAGCCGCCCCTTGCCGGTGTCCACGCCGGTCAGCCGCCCCACGGCGGGTTCGATGACGATGGCGCCGCGGCGGCGCAGCGTCGCCACGTTCTCCTGGGTGGCGGGGTGCTCCCACATCTCGGTGTGCATCGCGGGCGCGAAGACGACCGGACAGCGCGCGGTGAGCAGCGTATTGGTGAGCAGGTCGTCCGCCAGGCCGTGGGCGGCCTTGGCGAGCAGACCGGCGGTGGCGGGGGCGATCACGACCAGATCGGCGGACTGGCCGATGCGGACGTGGGGCACCTCGTGGACGGACTCCCAGACCTCGGTCGTCGCCGGATGCCCGGACAGCGCCGACCAGGTCGCCTCGCCGACGAAGTGCAGCGCCGAGGCGGTCGGCACGACGCGTACGTCATGGCCGGACTCGGTGAGACGGCGCAGCAGCTCGCACGCCTTGTAGGCGGCGATCCCGCCACTGACGCCCAGGACCACCTCGGGCTTGTCCATCGCTCGGCTCTCCCCACCGGGTACGTCGTATGCCGCATCGGGCGTTACGTCCAGTCACGGTACGCCGGGTCGGTTCACGTACCCATGACACACC encodes the following:
- the metK gene encoding methionine adenosyltransferase, whose product is MSRRLFTSESVTEGHPDKIADQISDTILDALLREDPHSRVAVETLITTGLVHVAGEVTTKAYAPIAALVRNKILEIGYDSSKKGFDGASCGVSVSIGSQSPDIAQGVDSAYELRVEGDEDELDKQGAGDQGLMFGYACDETPELMPLPINLAHRLSRRLSDVRKNGTIPYLRPDGKTQVTIEYDGHKAVRLDTVVVSSQHASDIDLDSLLAPDIREFVVEHVLNELVEDGIKLDTEGYRLLVNPTGRFEIGGPMGDAGLTGRKIIIDTYGGMSRHGGGAFSGKDPSKVDRSAAYAMRWVAKNVVAAGLAQRCEVQVAYAIGKAEPVGLFVETFGTAAVDAEKIEKAISQVFDLRPAAIIRDLDLLRPIYAQTAAYGHFGREHSDFTWERTDRVDALRAAAGL
- the coaBC gene encoding bifunctional phosphopantothenoylcysteine decarboxylase/phosphopantothenate--cysteine ligase CoaBC — encoded protein: MDKPEVVLGVSGGIAAYKACELLRRLTESGHDVRVVPTASALHFVGEATWSALSGHPATTEVWESVHEVPHVRIGQSADLVVIAPATAGLLAKAAHGLADDLLTNTLLTARCPVVFAPAMHTEMWEHPATQENVATLRRRGAIVIEPAVGRLTGVDTGKGRLPDPGEIFEVCRRVLARGSEALTADLAGRHVVVSAGGTREPLDPVRFLGNRSTGRQGYALARAAVARGARVTLVSANSELPDPAGADVVRAGTAAQLREAVLKAAADADAVVMAAAVADFRPARYAEGKIKKRDGQEPEPVALVRNPDILAEISAERARPGQIVVGFAAETDDVLANGRAKLARKGCDLLVVNEVGEHKTFGAETNEAVVLGADGTETPVPYGPKGALADTVWDLVARRLG
- a CDS encoding primosomal protein N' yields the protein MSRDDERPRDSAEVPEGEQLALIRETVRKAKVPKAKPRTWRGAALAAERPVARVLVDKGPVHLDKLWDYAVPAEMDAEARPGVRVRVRFGAGAGKVREGRREGGGLLDGYIIERVAESDYRGPLAALAQVVSTEQVLGPGLLALCRAVADRYAGSLADVLQLALPKRNARAEGEPSPPPLPPPEPPAPGSWARYPAGPGFLEALARGDRPRAVWTALPGPHWPREWATAVAATLASGRGALVVVPDGRTAERVDAALTEVLGGPGRHVLLTADLGPEERYRRWLAVSRGSVRAVVGTRAAMFAPVRDLGLVGIWDDGDRSHSDDRLPQPHARDVLLLRAVHEKTGFLLGDLGRTVEAAQLVENGWARPLEADRERVRAAAPLIRTVDEGEVARDAEARAARLPTIAWQTVREALTRGPVLVQVPRRGYVPKLACERCREPARCAHCSGPLEARDADHLVCGWCGRDEPAWHCRECGGVRLRASVVGARRTAEELGRAFPSVPVRTSGRDHVLTSVPDRPALVVSTPGAEPVAEGGYAAALLLDGWALLGRPDLRAGEDALRHWLEAASLVRGHGEEDDDGRGGTVVIMAEPTLRPVQALVRWDPAGYAARELAERSDLGFPPISRMAAVTGPAEAVAELIASTRLPEGAETLGPVPLPPPPPGRPRRPGDPPAGEVWERALLRVRPGQGSALAAALKEAKARRLARGDRDPAVRVDPLDIG